The Polyangiaceae bacterium genome contains the following window.
CTGCGCTCGCGGGCCAGCGCGTCGAAAGCCACGAACAGGTTCAGATCCACACCGACAAGATCATGAATATCGTTCATGCGCACATGAAATCCTACCGTTGGATTCATGCTGCTGAAAGCCCCAAGGTGTCTCCCGAAGCCCACCGGGCAGAAAGGAAGACACCATGAAGGCGAAGGAAGTGACTCTGGTTATTGGAGGAACCGGCAAGACGGGCCGGCGTGTCGCAGGGCGCCTGGAGGCCCTTGGCGTGCCCGTGCGCATCGGCAGCCGGCAGGGCGATCCGGCCTTCGATTGGGAGCGGCCGGAGACGTGGGCGCCCTGCCTTCAGGGCGTGCGGCAGGTGTACCTCGCCTACGCCCCGGATCTGGCGGTGCCAGGCGCCGTAGACCACGTGCAGGCGTTCTGTAACGTCGCATCGGACCTGGGTGTTCGTCGCGTCGTGTTGCTGTCCGGCCGCGGCGAGCCAGAGGCCCAGCGCGGCGAACAGGTGGTGCAGCGCTCCGGCTTGAGCTGGACGATCTTGCGCTGTTCCTGGTTCGCCCAGAACTTCAGCGAGGGCCATCTGCTCGAGCCGACGATGAGCGGCACGGTCGC
Protein-coding sequences here:
- a CDS encoding NAD(P)H-binding protein, which codes for MKAKEVTLVIGGTGKTGRRVAGRLEALGVPVRIGSRQGDPAFDWERPETWAPCLQGVRQVYLAYAPDLAVPGAVDHVQAFCNVASDLGVRRVVLLSGRGEPEAQRGEQVVQRSGLSWTILRCSWFAQNFSEGHLLEPTMSGTVALPAGDVSEPFVDVDDIADVAVAALTDAKHAGKLYELTGPRLLTFAEAAREIAQATGRCVSYVPVSAQAYCAELSHVLPREIAEFLTALFTEVLDGRNAWVASGVQEALGRPARDFADYAKTAASQGAWA